The Chamaesiphon minutus PCC 6605 DNA window CAATAAATAATGCCACCACCAACTAGGAGCAGAAAGATCGGATCTTGGATGCTTTCCCACGCGATCGATAATATATTTCGAGCTTGAGCCGAGGGGAGTTCATTGTAGCCATCGCGTTTGAGCTTGGCGATTGCATCTCGCTCGGATAAGCCAGACATGGAATCACGATCTGTAGATTCTAGCCGAATGACTGGAGAAACCATAAGTCTGTTGCCTCAACTAAATTAGTCAGTTCGTTGGTACAGCCTTTCATTCTGAGCGCGTTGGCGTAGCCTCTCTGCGCAGGCAGACGCTTCGCGAACGGAACGAGAATCCTTATTTGCTTAACTCTGCGATTAGCGATTCCCAGTCCGGCGACGTTCGGCTGCTGCACGCGACCTGATTTGGGTTCTAAAACCACTCCGTTGCAATCTAAGAGCAGCACGTTGAGCATCGAGACGCTCGGCATAAAAACCTGCTAAAGTCCATTTCCGGTTGCGGGGACTACGGTAATGAACCGTATAGCCACGTTGGTAAGTGGGACGTTGGGCTACTTGCAAATTTGTTTTCACAAGCAAGTTCTGGCTAAATGGTTGTGAATTCAGTGCATTTGCCTCAAAAGGCATCGTTACTAAAACCCCCGTATATACCAATGAGATAATAATGATCTTGTTCATAAAAAATGTCTGAGCGATCGCGAATTGAGATCCAGTGCTGCAAACGCGATCGTCATCTAATTTGTTGGTGAATGTTCCTTGGCAAAATACGCTCGAACCTTTGCAGCGATCTGAGGATTCGTCATCTTATCAACTGTTTCGATATCGACAATATGTCCGCCAAGGTGATTTTTTTCAAGTTGTTCTTTTAGTTCACCCTTTGCTTCACCTGGCCCAAAGATGAGAATAGACTCAGCATCTCGAATAGCTGTAATAACCGCAGCATAGTAAATATTCAGATGTTTCGTAAAATCTCGTTGACGGCGGTCGTCAGCAGGTACCTGAACTGATTCATAATTACCCTCAAGTGGTCGGTCGCCAGCCCGCTGAAGCTGTTTTTCAACCCCCGATACTATCTCCTCAATCTTTTCCCCTTGCTCGGTAATAGCTACCACGATCGCCTTCCGATGGTCGATCCATATTCCTGCTTTAGTACTGATTGACTATTTCCTTACTATTATGGTAAAAAGAGAATATATCCCTCGTCTACAATTCTAAAAAACCTTTAATTATTGGCAGCAGTTCTTGCTACGTCTCGCACCCATAAGTATATTAAAAATTCAAAATATATGGAACTATCAAAATGTGGATTTTAGCTTGTATTTTAGAGCCATAATCTCCTCATATTGAGAGAGGTGAAAAAGCAGATTTAACTCTATGAAATTTAAAAAATATGATTCAGTCATCGATCGCGTAGCGTCTGCTTTGCAGAATCCAGATCTCGGCTGACTAATCCTTGAATATCGGTTCGCAATCCAGTGATTTCTGCTTGTAATGCTTTAATCGATTTTGCACTCGCTAATTCTGCATCATCGATTTCGGCATCTCTGTCGATAAAAAATGTGGCTAAAGTTGCCGTTAAATAGCCAAATACCACCACATAGCCAAAGCCGCGCCGCTGAACGCTGGCACCGAATAAGCGCATTCCTCGGTTGGTGCCGATCGTGATGCGTAATAACTGGAAACCTCGCACCGCATGAACCGATCCAAAGGGCTGAATGACTCGCACGATCCGAAAGATCCGCAAGGCTGGAATCAGCAGTGAGAGGGCAATTAGCCAGTGATGTTTGAAATAGATAAGTTTGCGTGGAGCAAGGGTGAATTTGATGCTAAAGTCGAGGATAAAAGCAATCCAAATGGTCGTTCCAATGGCTTCTAAGATTGGAGTTAGCCCCCAAACCAGCTCGACGATAAACAATCCCAACCACGCAAAACTCAACACCAACATCGGCGTTTCTGACCAATCTTCCCACTGTTGCAATACTTCGCTGAACTCTCGTTCTAATGCTGGCTGTTGGTTTGGGGGCTTCATAGCGTATTTAATGAATAGATGGCAGCGTCCGTAGTTTCAAAGCAGTTCTCTCGTCCGATTTTGTCCATCAAGCCAGTCCGCTCCAGTAGCTTTTGAACTTCGGGTTGCAAGCCACTCAGGAGTAGGCGGCAATCGTGCCGTTGCAGATCTTGGTAGATGTCTTGCAGGGCGACAAGTCCAGTGGTGTCCATGTTCGGCACATAGCGCAGCCGCAGCACCAAGTATTTTACGTCAGGTTCATCTCGCAAGAACGTCACAAACCGTTCAGCCGCGCCAAAAAATACTGGCCCATCGACCCGATAAACTGAAATTTGCTTGCTCAACTCTAGCGGGATGCCGGGTGGAAACGCCTCTGTTTCAGGAATTTTGCCCAAATTCAACTCACTCATTCGTCAGGGTGAACGCATCAAAATCGGGTGTAATTCGATCGATCAAAACTAGAATAGCTAACTCAATCGTACTTACTAACTAATTGCACTTATTACAATGCCAATTGAAACTAAAATCAAACATGAGATCCGATTAATTTAATTTAGTGTAGCAGAAAGCTCGACCAACTCATTAGTCAAGCCGAGATTAATTAGTGCAAATAAATTACAAAATAGCTTCTAAAAGTTCAGTTGAATATTCTTCGTCAAGTGTCGCCAAGAATCTCTTACTTCTAACACTTAACTTTCGACTTTTATTTTCACTAATTATGTTAACTGCTATATGTCGTAAAATCGCAAAATTAGCTGGAGCATTATCTTTCCTAATTCGACTATCATCTTCTTTAAAAGCAACATCAAGCACCCAGTGAAGAGAATTTTCTATCGACCAATGACTTCTAATTCCCTCTGCTAATTTTTGAGCATCGCTCTCTAGACTACTGATAAAATAACGAGTTTCTACACTCGTCTTTCCGCCGACAACTCGAACTGATTCTACCATGCCAATACTAGTTAACTTTTTCCATTTTTGCAGTGGATCTATTTGCTCCGCAACATCTGTTATCATTAAATAATTACGAATTTCTTCTCTACCTCTATTCATCTCTCTACTGTTGAAGCTACTCAGGTTGAGGTCTTTTCCCTGAGTTTCAATTGCTTGTTTAAATAGCTGCTTTACTTGTTTGTACAAGGTCGGTTGATTCTTTTTTACAGCAATTACATAATCTGCATCTTTTTCGACGATTTTTTTGACTATTTCTCTTTGACATCCCATTGCGTCGATGGTAACGATACATCCTGCTAAATCCAAGATTTGAATCAGTTCGGGAAGTGCTGTGATTTCATTAGATTTTCCTTCTACTTTCTTTTGACCTAATACTAATCTATTACTTGCAGCCCAGGCACTGACTGTATTAATTACACCTTGACCATTCTTTTCATCTCCTGAGTTTCGAGATTGTTTTCCATCAAAGGCAATTATTTCTCCTGCGGTTATTTTACTTATTCCTTTAATCCAACTCAGGAATGATTTATTAAATTCATCAGGATTAATTTGTGAAAATACTCTAGCAAATGTATCATGAGATGGGATTCCATTCGGTAGTTCTAGGAACTTTTCTAACCATTTTTTTCTGGCTATACCATACATTTCTATATCTATCCATCCGTCCGCCCCACATACTACAGCACAAATGGAGATCGTGATGATGTCGATTAGTTTATGTTTTTTTCCACGTTCAATCCTAATGTCTTCTATGTCGTCAAAGTGTTCTGCGATACTATGCTTAGGCTTCAGCTTCATTTTACATGATATTAGTTCCAAATCAACTTAACACAATTAATTAGCTAAAGCTATCGACGGGTATAGATTTCACATCTTTGATGAATCAAATTTACATCTAGTTTCTAAGTGTTTTTAATAATATAAGATTTAAGTGCGTTCACCCTGTTGCAGCAACCGACTACCCGTGCTCAGTTTGCTGCTGATTTTCTCTAGATTTTAGTTGATTTGTAAACATAATTAAGGATAGCAATTAATAACATGAACGTCCAAAATGATAACTTTCAAGAAAACATCGAAACAATCCAAACTGAATTAGTAACCGGAGAGCATGAAGTAAAAACAGTAGAAAAGATTGGGGTAGAAGAATTTAGTATTAATGGTGATGCCCTTGGTGCCAAAATTAAGGAACTCGTTCATCAAGGCAACATTCGGCGGATTATTCTTAAAAATGAAGAAGGACATATATTAATTGAAATCCCCTTAACTGTTGGCGTGGTTGGTGGTGCCCTCAGTGCGGCTTTCTTCCCGATTCTGGCTGCGGTGGGATCGATTGGGGCGATGGTTGCTCATCTGACGATCGTGGTGGAAAAACGAGAATAGATGAAACTATCTCAAACACTTTCCCAATTATTAGTCGAATATGCCGATCGACCTTTACCACTTCATGCCTTACTAAAACAAGCCGGAAATAATGGATTTGGCACGATCGCTGGGATGCTAACCATCCCGATGCTGATTCCCATCCCGATCCCCTTAGCGGGATTTTCGGCATTAATGGGTAGTGGAATTATTCTGGTGGGTTGTCAACTAGCATTAGGCTACGATCGACCATCATTACCGCAGCGAATCGACAGATTAGAATTATCGCCCACTGCATCCCAAAAGTTACTCAAGAATATAGATCGTCTTCTCCAGCCAATCGAGCGAATTGCTAGGCATCGATTGTCTCGATTTAGTAATAGTTGGTGGGGATATCGAATTATTGGGATTTGTCTGGCTTGGAATGCGCTATTGATGTCCTTACCATTACCCATTCCATTTACCAATTTGTTGCCAGCTTATACGATTTTATTTTTAGCGATCGGGTTACTAGAGTCAGATGGATTATTTATCCTATTTGGCTATGCTATGACTACGGCGACAACTATTTTCTTTGTTAGTATCACTGGCACGATTTGGCAGCTAATAAATCATTGGTTCCAGACCTTCACAATTGGGATGATTTAGACATAAATTTATCCGGCAAATATTTGAAATTTAATTATGTCATCATCCTTATCAACTCGTCCTAAAACAACAAGCAATCTGCCAGTAGTTGCGGATGTGAAGGCTGCTTGGCATACATTGACTATTGCTCAGACGTTAGTACAGCTAGAAACAGACGAGAACAAAGGTTTAACCGATCGACAGGTAATCGATCGACAACAAGAATTCGGCGCAAATGAATTAGTAGCCGCAACTAGTCGTCAATGGTGGCAGATTTTACTCGAACAATTTACCAATATTATGTTGGTGATGTTGATGGTTGTGGCGTTGGTTTCAGGTATCTTTGACTTCATGGAAATCCAGGCTGGAAAGACAACTGGATTGCCGTTCAAAGATACAATTGCAATTCTATCGATCGTCATTCTGAATGGACTTTTAGGTTATTTCCAAGAAAGCCGTGCCGAACAAGCATTAGCCGCGCTCAAACGGATGGCTGCACCTAAAGTCAGGGTATTACGCGACAGTAAAATTAGCGAAATTGAGGGGATCGAAGTAGTACCTGGAGATGTAATTTATCTCGAAGCTGGCAACCAACTCGCCGCTGACGCTCGTCTACTTGAATCAGTACAACTCCAAATTCGAGAATCCGCGCTCACAGGGGAAGCCACCGCTAGTAGTAAAACCGCCGAGACAGAATTAGCCACCGAGACACCTTTGGGCGATCGAATTAACTTAGCTTACCAAGGCACTGAAATCACCACAGGGCGAGGCGTTGCCGTTGTCACCGCCACGGGGATGAATACCGAACTCGGTAAAATTGCCGCCCTATTACAAGGTGTCAAAAATCAACCGACTTCACTCCAACAACGGCTGAATCACTTGGGAAATGTGCTAGTTGGTGGCGCATTGATAATTGTCGCCCTGACGATTATCGGGGGGATGTTACCCGACTTACTCCGAGGCTCCTTTAATCTGACTACCTTAAAAGAATTAGTCAAAACATCCCTGAGTGTCGCTGTAGCAGTCGTTCCCGAAGGATTACCCGCCGTCATCACCATCACCCTCGCAATGGGTACCCAGCGGATGGTAAAACGCCAAGCTCTGATTCGCAAGCTCCCAGCAGTAGAAACCCTCGGCGGGGTGACGATTATTTGTTCTGACAAAACAGGCACCCTCACCCAGAATAAAATGGTGGTGCAGCAAGTGGCTACCTTAACGGCTGAATATCAGATTGGGGGCGATGGCTACATTCCCAATGGTGAGTTTCAACTCAATGGTAAATCAGTTGAGCCACTCGCAGATCCCGCTTTAAAAGGTTTACTCTGGGGCTACGCTCTTTGCAATGATGCGGTGTTGCAGTATATCGATGATCAGTGGCAAATTTTAGGAGATCCGACAGAGGGAGCCTTACTCGTACTTGCTCACAAAGCCGGAATTGAAGCAACCGCCGAGAATTATCCTCGCGTTCGAGAATATCCATTCGATAGCGACAGACAGCGGATGAGCGTCATCTGCGAACAGTCCCCATATTACCTATTATTCGCCAAAGGATCGCCCGAATCAATTCTCGATCGATCCACCCACACCCTCATCGCAGATCGGTATGTCGAATTAACTGAGATCGATCGACAAACCATCCGCGCCCAGAATGCCCGTCTAGCCAGTCAAGGATTGAGAGTCTTAGGTTTCGCCTATCGGTATTTCTCCCACCTTCCTGATGCAGATAGCGCAGAATCAGAGTTAATTTGGGTGGGTTTAGTCGGGATGCTCGATGCCCCACGCCCCGAAGTTCGCGCTGCTGTTGCTACCTGCAAAACTGCTGGCATCCGCACGATGATGATTACAGGCGATCATCCGATCACTGCGCGGGCGATTGCTACCGATTTGGGCATTGCTCCAGCGGATAGTCAAGTTGTCAGCGGCAATGAAATCGCGCAGATGGATGATGTGACGTTGGGGCAAACGATCGATCGAGTCAGTGTCTATGCTCGTGTCGCCCCCGAGCATAAATTACGCATCGTCAAAGCCTTACAACAACAGGGCGAACTAGTTGCCATGACAGGGGATGGGGTGAATGATGCCCCCGCACTGAAACAAGCAGATATTGGCGTAGCAATGGGGATTACAGGTACTGATGTCAGCAAAGAAGCTAGCGATATGGTGTTGTTAGATGATAACTTTACGTCGATCGTTGCCGCTGTCGAAGAAGGGCGGATTGTCTACACCAATATTCGGAGGTTCATCAAATACATCCTCGGTAGCAATATCGGCGAAATCCTCACCATTGCCGCCGCTCCGCTGATGGGTTTGGGTGGTGTGCCGCTTTCTCCCTTGCAAATTCTCTGGATGAATTTAGTCACGGATGGCGTTCCCGCTCTGGCTCTAGCATTAGAACCTGGGGATTCAAATGTGATGCAGCGAGAACCATTTCAACCGAATGAAAGTATTTTTGCCAGGGGTTTGGGTGGATATATTATTCGGATTGGATTAGTATTTGCGATCGTCACAATTGGGTTGATGAAATGGGCTTTCGATCGCACCCACTCAGTCGATTATCCTGGCGATCCCGATACCTGGAAAACGATCGTCTTTACTACGCTCTGTATCGTCCAAATGGGTCACGCTTTAGCTGTACGCTCTGTGAATAAACTCGTTATCGAAATTAATCCGTTTAGCAATCCACTGTTGTTGTGGGCGATTCTGGGGACGATTCTATTGCAGTTAGCGGTAGTTTATGTCGCGCCATTGCGATCGTTTTTTGGGACTCATCCTTTGAGTTTATTTGAATTGGGAATCTGTTTTGGTTGCAGTTTACTGATATTTATCTGGATTGAAGGGGAAAAGTTGTTTGTGCGGTGGTTTCGATCTAAAAGTCGATCGTAGCAATTGCGATCGTGTCATGGCAATCGGCCTCCTTCGATCTATCAGAGGAACAATACTGACACCTAACGGTCCCAAATTGAGCGGACGGCCTTACACTTTGAAACACAACAAATCGCGTAAACATCCGTTCCGCTCGAATGCGTAGTTAGACACGAAAAGCAAAGCAACCTGAACTAAAAATATTGTACCGCCAGTGCCGAGATTTTAGCTGACTTGTGAATGGCGATTGCCCTACCACTCCTCATACCCCACCACTCGCTTACCAACCTGCCAGGTTGAGTTCCGGGAGTAGGCCGTTGATGACCTGACTTTGCTCCTCGCTCCGCCACTGCGACTGGTTCTGGCGCGATCGCTTCTGCTTGGCTCTCTGCTAAGTTCGTATCGCATTGCCCGAAAAATCCAGTTCTAAAGGTTTTGCATAAGCTAACGCTCTATAGCTACTATTATCATGGAGTCAATCAAAAGTACTTCTATGCCGATGCGTTCTCAGATTCGCCTGCGCTGGATAACTATCCTCATGAGTCTTGGAGCATTGGGTCTAGGCTGGCTTTCCCTGAGCCAGAGAGTGCCCAGCTTAGTGACGTTAGATGCTCAGAGCGGAAAAGTACTGTGGTCTACTTCTGTTGACGACCTGCCACCAATCCGAAGAATAGTCAATTATAAAGGTCAAGTGTACTTACTTGCAGCTTCTCGCAAAGAATCTTGCGGTAATTGGTGCATCTATATACCATTCCTCAGTCCAGATAACGATGTACCAGGCATCACTAGAGTAACAGCATTTGACGCTTTGTCAGGCAAGCAATTGTGGCAGTTTAACACTGATAGTAATGTCTTAGACTGGGCAGATATTCAGGTCACTGAGAAATCGGTGTTGCTGAAAACAGATAAGCTCACTGCGCTTGACCCCACCAGTGGACAGATGCAGTGGAGTGTTTCTCTACCTGTAAACTCCCAAAAACCTTATGAAGGAGCCTCATCATTTAACCCTAATCTGGTTGTGAGCAGGGATCGAGTTGCACTGCTGCAAGTATTAGAAACGTTAGATAATCGTACTTCAAGGGCTTTGGTAGAGACATGGCAGAAAACGACAGGCAAGCAGCATCAGGCATTTACGCCTACATTGTCGTCTGCAAATCTGAATGGGGCTTCACTAGCTGCTACTAGTGATACAATCCTGCTGTTTCTGCCTAACGAACCTATTGCTAAAATTTCTGGCTACGCACCCGAGACTGGCAAGCTGAAATTTAGCATTATAACGGTGGTTAAACAAGGAGGTTCGATCGATGACTTTTACCGAAATCTTTCGTTCAGTGGCTCCACAATCTATCAATATATTTACAATGGCCCCAACAAGGGTAAATCGATAATATCAGTAGAAGCCTATGAGGCAAACACGGGAAAATTGCGATGGCAGGTGCCCATTTCTGACTCGCGTTGCAACGGCTTCGGAGCTTTACCTGAAGGGCTTTACTTGAAGTGCGACAGTTCCGCTTGATAGAACCTATACAAATCTAGACAAGCTAGATTGATGTCTACTTCCTACTTCAACGGGGGCATCGGAGCGGCTATCCCTCTGTAGGCTTCCAGGCGCAAGCTGCACCCAGTATAGTGTTTAGGCTACTATAAGCGGCGCATCGAACGGGAGGTTCCCTCCCGTTTGTGTGCGACAAGACAGAGCTTGATGTTCTAGATTGCGTGCAGCATTCAGATCGCGGTCGATAGTGATATTGCATTGCTGACAGTTAAAAACACGTTCTTTGAGCAGCATGTCTTGGATATGCCCACAACAAGAACAAGTTTTAGAACTTGGAAAAAAGCGACCTACAGTAATCAATTCACTACCATATAGCTCACATTTATAAGTTAATTGGCGACGAAATTCATACATACCTAAATCTGCAATTGACTTAGCCAAACAATGATTGGATAACATTCCCGATACATTCAAATCTTCAATTACTACTTGGCTGTGGTTCTTAGCCAAGTGAGTAGTTAATTTGTTAAGTGTATCTTTACGAATGTTGGCAGTTTTTGCATGTTGTTTGGCTACTTTTAAATTCGCCTTTTGTCGATTGTTTGAGCCTTTAACCTTGCGGCTAGCTGCTTTTTGAAGCCTAGCTAATCTGGATTGAGATTGACGGTAAGGTTGAGGGTTGGGGAACGTTGCACCTGTGCTTAAAGTAGCTAGTGTTTTAATCCCTAAGTCTACACCACAAACACCAACTAGTTTAGCTGTAGTGTTTGGTTCGACTTCATAGCTAAAAGAGACAAACCAACGGTCAGCGGTTCGACTAATTATTGCTGTTTTAGGCGTCAATCCTTGCGGCAATCGTTCGTAAGTCTTTACTACTCCTATTTTTGGTAATTGAAGCCAACGATGTTCAACTTTAATAGTCCCTTCCAAGGTAAAGCTATCATGCTGACCTTTGCGCTTGAATCTGGGAAAGCCCACCCGCCGACCATTCGCAGTTTTCTTTCTAAAGAAATCAGAAAATGCACTCGCTAAGTATCTCAGCGCATATTGAGGGCTAGTTTTGGATACTTCGTAATACCAAGGGTTTTCAACCTTCACCCACTTGACTAGGAATTTATGCAGATCGATCGCTGATGGAAATCTTAGTTTCTCTGTTGGATTTTCTCGATTGTAGTCGAGAATTTTTTTACACAGATCTAAGCCCCAGTTCCAAGCATGACGAGCTACACCCGCATGTCTAGCCAGTTGAGTTCTTTGATAGTTATTCAGTTTTAGTTCGGTTTTAAAACTGATTCTCATAACTGTTTTGCTACCTCCTTTAACTCTTCTACTATTTTCTTATTCTTATGAGAACGACTACCGTATAAACGAGCAGAAAATACAGTGATGATTTCGAGTACGTCTGATGCTAAATCTTCCTCAAATGTACTATCATCAGAGCGATTGATAATTATCACCTCTGTTCCAAATTGTTCGCATAATGTGAAAATTAGATCTGACCCAAATCTAAGTAATCTATCTTTATGAGTTAGAACTAGTCGTTCAACTTGATAAGATGTAATTAACTTGATTAGCCTAATTAGTCCTTTCTTTTTATAGTTCATTCCACTGCCAAGATCTTGAATTACTTCAAACCCCCAGCCATGTTTAGCACAATAACTTTCTAAAACTATAACTTGCCTAGTTAGATCTTCTTTCTGGTCGTGACTAGAAACTCTGGCATAGCCTACTGTTAATTGAGTATCCGATTTATTGCTAATTAAATCTGCTATGTCATACCGACGATGACCGCCAGCAGTGCGAGTGGACTTGATTTTTCCATCAAGTTCCCATCTGTGTAGGGTTCTAACCGTTACACCGAGTAAGGTGGCTGCTTCCTGTGGCGTTAAACTAGACATAAAATCATTATAACAGATAATTTGTCTAGTTATGTATAGTTTGATCTAGGTATTTAGGTGCAGTTCAAAAACCCCTTCAAGCCCTCCTTACCTGAAATTTCTAGATGAGAAAACAGGGCAACAGCGATGGATAAAACGCTTCACAGCAGAGACACTGAGGTTAGAATTGGCAACCAATCGGCCTTCGTATATCTCGCTTAATGGGTATGACGTGGCTTCAGACGCGATCGCCGCTCATGTTACTACTAAAGTCGATGCAGAGAGACAATCTTTCCGCTTGGTGGTGTTTTCAAAAGCCGATGGGCGCGAGTTGTGGAGTGGCGATTCATCTGAGACATCGGTATACGGGGCAGACGGCGATCGCATTTTCCTTAATTCAAAAGTTCCGCGTCTGTTCAACTTAGGAATCCGATTCTAGAGCAAGTCTTTATTAACTTAAGTCAGATTGTTGTCGCGTCTCAAATTCCTTTGGCTCTTAGAGAGCGTCTGAGAAGTCAGAATCAATTGCTGAAATAATTTTCTCTCTTCGATCTATAAACGCTGAAACCATCATTCCCACGTTAGAAGCCATCATTTTCAGACACCCTCTAACTATTATTAGGCGGAAACTTTCCACCTATCTGCCCAAATTCGGGTAGATAGACTGAAAAATTCAGTATATTCCCTATACAAAAGCGGAAACTTTCTGTCTATCCTGCTATTTAAGGTGGATCTGCTGAATTTTTCAACTTATTGTAACATTATACAAGACCCGTCAAAAAAAATGCTAGAGCAAGTTACAGACGCAATCTGCCTCAAGCATTTGATGTTAGCTGCATTCCCGAATCACGTTAGAGAAGCGTTTGAACGACGAGCAAAGGAAACCGATTATCCAGTCGAAGCAGTGTTAGAAATGGCGATCGCGGGTTTTCTCGTTCGCGTAGCGTCCGCTTTGCGGAATCGAGAGGCTCTGAGTTTTGTAGATTGTCAACCACGCTATTAATTAAACGTCATCATGGTTCGTATTCCCACCAATCGTCCGCCGACTCATCCAGGCGAAATGCTACTTACCGAATTTTTAGAACCTTTGGGCTTAACCCAAAAACATTTGGCTGACAGTATCCATGTCCCATACCAACGGATTAACGAAATTATTAATGGCAAACGTGGTGTGACCCCTAGTACCGCCCTGCGACTAGCGAAGTTTTTTGGTGTGTATAATGACTTCTGGTTGAATTTGCAGTTGCGATGGGATCTGGATCGTGTCCAAAAACAAGAAGGGGAATCGATTGCCTCGCGGCGCGGCTACGCCAACGATCGAATTCAAGTTTTTAGCAAAGCTTCCTAATTTTGAATACTATCGACAAGTTTTAGTCGGACTATCGCTGAGTGCATTGCCGACAACCGTCGCACAAGTTGGTCGATCTCCAAATCTAGAATGCTATAGTCGATGACTGCTTGACGAGTTAGTGTATTGCCTCGTTGGCAAAGCCTCTCCCCTGGAGAATCGATTTCTAGTTCGCTCATTCGGGCTGTTCGCAATGCTTGTAAGTGCGATCGAATTCTTCGCAGCATTGCGTCCAAATCAGGCAAAGGTGGGGGGATAATTTCCTGCTCGACTGCATCAGCCAACTGCTCTAACACCAGCCCGACATTTGCACCAGTATTACCATACAGCGACGCAAAACCTGAAGCCAGTCCCCACAAAAATGTCAGCACTACAGCGAGGATGGGAATGCTAGCGACTAGAGTACCGACAAATACCAAGATAATTATACCTAAAGTGGCGATCGCCATCGCCTTAGCTTTAATCTGGTAAGATCCAGCAACGTTGGCTAAATTAACAAAATAAGCGATTAAACCAACAAATAATCCGCTTTCTCTTTGGTCGATCGATTGCCCAATTAACATCGGAATACCCAATGATAATGCAGCCCGCAAGCCATTTGCGATTGCTGGTTTTCCTGGCTCTGACTGGACGAGAAACTTCAGAAAATTATTTCGGTTTAATTGCCTTGTTTTGCGAATAAAATAACGCCAACGCTTGACCTGCAAAATAACTTTGAAAACAGGAATGATAAAGTAGCAAAATTAGCCACCCGTTTAGAAAAATCAACGGGAACGTCAAGCTAACTTTGAGCCATTGGGGTAATTTTTGGTAGGAGAGCATCGATATTACCTAAACATGACTCTCTGATTCTAAATGACAGGGATAATCGGGATGACCTGTTTCGATTTGTAGTGTTGAGTGGTCGATCCCAAAATA harbors:
- a CDS encoding exopolysaccharide biosynthesis protein → MKLSQTLSQLLVEYADRPLPLHALLKQAGNNGFGTIAGMLTIPMLIPIPIPLAGFSALMGSGIILVGCQLALGYDRPSLPQRIDRLELSPTASQKLLKNIDRLLQPIERIARHRLSRFSNSWWGYRIIGICLAWNALLMSLPLPIPFTNLLPAYTILFLAIGLLESDGLFILFGYAMTTATTIFFVSITGTIWQLINHWFQTFTIGMI
- a CDS encoding PQQ-binding-like beta-propeller repeat protein, coding for MESIKSTSMPMRSQIRLRWITILMSLGALGLGWLSLSQRVPSLVTLDAQSGKVLWSTSVDDLPPIRRIVNYKGQVYLLAASRKESCGNWCIYIPFLSPDNDVPGITRVTAFDALSGKQLWQFNTDSNVLDWADIQVTEKSVLLKTDKLTALDPTSGQMQWSVSLPVNSQKPYEGASSFNPNLVVSRDRVALLQVLETLDNRTSRALVETWQKTTGKQHQAFTPTLSSANLNGASLAATSDTILLFLPNEPIAKISGYAPETGKLKFSIITVVKQGGSIDDFYRNLSFSGSTIYQYIYNGPNKGKSIISVEAYEANTGKLRWQVPISDSRCNGFGALPEGLYLKCDSSA
- a CDS encoding ISAs1 family transposase; the encoded protein is MKLKPKHSIAEHFDDIEDIRIERGKKHKLIDIITISICAVVCGADGWIDIEMYGIARKKWLEKFLELPNGIPSHDTFARVFSQINPDEFNKSFLSWIKGISKITAGEIIAFDGKQSRNSGDEKNGQGVINTVSAWAASNRLVLGQKKVEGKSNEITALPELIQILDLAGCIVTIDAMGCQREIVKKIVEKDADYVIAVKKNQPTLYKQVKQLFKQAIETQGKDLNLSSFNSREMNRGREEIRNYLMITDVAEQIDPLQKWKKLTSIGMVESVRVVGGKTSVETRYFISSLESDAQKLAEGIRSHWSIENSLHWVLDVAFKEDDSRIRKDNAPANFAILRHIAVNIISENKSRKLSVRSKRFLATLDEEYSTELLEAIL
- a CDS encoding DUF4342 domain-containing protein, translated to MNVQNDNFQENIETIQTELVTGEHEVKTVEKIGVEEFSINGDALGAKIKELVHQGNIRRIILKNEEGHILIEIPLTVGVVGGALSAAFFPILAAVGSIGAMVAHLTIVVEKRE
- a CDS encoding RNA-guided endonuclease InsQ/TnpB family protein, with the translated sequence MRISFKTELKLNNYQRTQLARHAGVARHAWNWGLDLCKKILDYNRENPTEKLRFPSAIDLHKFLVKWVKVENPWYYEVSKTSPQYALRYLASAFSDFFRKKTANGRRVGFPRFKRKGQHDSFTLEGTIKVEHRWLQLPKIGVVKTYERLPQGLTPKTAIISRTADRWFVSFSYEVEPNTTAKLVGVCGVDLGIKTLATLSTGATFPNPQPYRQSQSRLARLQKAASRKVKGSNNRQKANLKVAKQHAKTANIRKDTLNKLTTHLAKNHSQVVIEDLNVSGMLSNHCLAKSIADLGMYEFRRQLTYKCELYGSELITVGRFFPSSKTCSCCGHIQDMLLKERVFNCQQCNITIDRDLNAARNLEHQALSCRTQTGGNLPFDAPLIVA
- a CDS encoding cation-translocating P-type ATPase, with the translated sequence MSSSLSTRPKTTSNLPVVADVKAAWHTLTIAQTLVQLETDENKGLTDRQVIDRQQEFGANELVAATSRQWWQILLEQFTNIMLVMLMVVALVSGIFDFMEIQAGKTTGLPFKDTIAILSIVILNGLLGYFQESRAEQALAALKRMAAPKVRVLRDSKISEIEGIEVVPGDVIYLEAGNQLAADARLLESVQLQIRESALTGEATASSKTAETELATETPLGDRINLAYQGTEITTGRGVAVVTATGMNTELGKIAALLQGVKNQPTSLQQRLNHLGNVLVGGALIIVALTIIGGMLPDLLRGSFNLTTLKELVKTSLSVAVAVVPEGLPAVITITLAMGTQRMVKRQALIRKLPAVETLGGVTIICSDKTGTLTQNKMVVQQVATLTAEYQIGGDGYIPNGEFQLNGKSVEPLADPALKGLLWGYALCNDAVLQYIDDQWQILGDPTEGALLVLAHKAGIEATAENYPRVREYPFDSDRQRMSVICEQSPYYLLFAKGSPESILDRSTHTLIADRYVELTEIDRQTIRAQNARLASQGLRVLGFAYRYFSHLPDADSAESELIWVGLVGMLDAPRPEVRAAVATCKTAGIRTMMITGDHPITARAIATDLGIAPADSQVVSGNEIAQMDDVTLGQTIDRVSVYARVAPEHKLRIVKALQQQGELVAMTGDGVNDAPALKQADIGVAMGITGTDVSKEASDMVLLDDNFTSIVAAVEEGRIVYTNIRRFIKYILGSNIGEILTIAAAPLMGLGGVPLSPLQILWMNLVTDGVPALALALEPGDSNVMQREPFQPNESIFARGLGGYIIRIGLVFAIVTIGLMKWAFDRTHSVDYPGDPDTWKTIVFTTLCIVQMGHALAVRSVNKLVIEINPFSNPLLLWAILGTILLQLAVVYVAPLRSFFGTHPLSLFELGICFGCSLLIFIWIEGEKLFVRWFRSKSRS